The Amycolatopsis sp. DG1A-15b genome contains the following window.
CTCCGGCACACCTACTGCATGCGGATGCTGGACGACCCGAACCTGCTGATCACCGACGTTCAACGGCTGATGCGCCACGCCTCGATCCTGAGCACCCAGATCTACTCCCGGGCCAGGATCGACGACCTGGTCCGCAAGATGCAAGACCATTACAACCGCCCGGCTCCACCCGAACCGACCACTGCACCCGGCTACGACCCCGCGGACATGTCGGTCCTGTTCCCGGGACTGACGTGAACAGTCCGAGCATGACCATCGTCGGCCGGCAGGCACCGTCGCAACCAGACGCCGGCCACACCATCACGACCGCTGCGGAACCACTTCCCGAGCACCTGCTCTTCTGGCAACCGGTCACAGCCCCGCTGCGGCGCAGGTTGTTCACCGCAGCCATCGAACTGCTCGCCACCCGCCTCCCGACTAGTCAGTCGCATTTGGACCCGGTCACCCACTACACGCCGGTCATGGAGAACTTCCTCGGCTGGCTGGACCGGCAGCCTGGTGAGTCCTATCAGGACCGCTGGCTCGCCAGCGGCGCTGACTCCGCGGGCCGGGACTGGCTTTCCGAGGTCGACGTCGACGTCAGCACTGCCTACGGGCGGATGCGGTTCAATCGGGGTCTGGAAGCGCTGGTGTGTTGCGGCGCGATCCGTCCCACCTACGGGTTTTTGCTGACCGTCTGGAGCAACCGGCTCTGGTCGACCTGGCGCGAGGAGCACGACACCGAACTGTTTGCCCTGATCGGCAAGACCGCCGCCGAGGAACTCGACCGACGGCCGGAGAAGACCAGCGGCATCTTGATCGACTTCGCCCGCATGTCGATCCGCACCGGCAAGGCCCTCGGCGAGCTGACCTGCACGGATCTGCTGGACTACCGGCGAGCCTGCATCGACGCCAAGGGCTCCGGCACGACCATCTCCTGGGCCACGGCCTACTACTGCGGCCGAGCGGCGGGCCTGTTCGACGACGGGCCGGAGGAGTTTCAGGCTCTGCTAACCGCCCAGCAGCTCTCACCTGCCCAGATGGTCGACCAGCACCATCTCGTCAGCCCGTCGATGCGGCTGTTGCTAGCCGAATACCTGGCCGAGCGGCGCCCGAACCTGGACTACACCTCCTTCTCCCAGCTCGCTAACCGGCTCTGTCGGCTGTTCTGGCGCGACATCGAGAACCACCACCCGGGCATCGACAGCCACCACCTGACCCGCCCACAGATCGAGGCCTGGAAAGCCCGGGTCATGGTCCTCGAGGACGGCAGCGCCCGCCGCCGGCCCGGCGAAGTCTTCGGCGCCGTCCGAAGCTTCTACCTCGACATCAACCACTGGGCCAACGACACGCCTGAACGCTGGGCCCACTGGGCAGCACCGTCCCCGGTGACTCGCCAAGACGTCCGGGTCCTGCCCCGCGAGCGACGTCGCGCGACCGCCCGCATGCACGCCCGCGTCCGCGAGTTCGCCCCCAACCTGCCTGCCCTCGTCCGCTCCGCCCACCAGCACCGCCAGTTCGCCGCCCGGCTGCTGCACCTGGCCCAGGAGACTCCGCCCGGGCAGGAGTTCGTTCTCGCCGGCACGACCTACACCCGCTCGGTCCCGGTCGACGCCGACAGCGGTCCACGGCTGGTCACCGCCGACGGCACCCGGGTCGACCCGGTCTTCCTCGAGCATGAAGCGTTCTGGTCCTGGGCGATGATCGAGGTCCTGCGCCACGCCGGGATCCGCATCGAGGAACTGCTGGAGCTGACACATCACTCGGTCCGGCCTTACCGCAAGCCCGACGGCACGATCGTTCCGCTGCTGCAGATCGCACCGTCGAAGACCGACGCCGAGCGGGTCATCCCGGCCAGCCCGGAGCTGGCGTCGGTGCTGGCGCAGGTCATCAGCCGGGTCACTGCCGCCGACGGCACGATCGCACTCGTCAGCCGCCGGGACGAGCACGAGCGGTCCTGGTCGGACCCGATGCCGTTCCTGTTCCAGTTCCGCCTGGCCGGGCGGCCGCGCACGTTCAACTCCGCCACGCTGCGCGAATACCTCGACCGCGCGGTCGAACGCGCCGGCATCGGCACCGGGCTGACACCGCACGACTTCCGACGTCTGTTCACCACCGACGCGGT
Protein-coding sequences here:
- a CDS encoding site-specific integrase; translation: MTIVGRQAPSQPDAGHTITTAAEPLPEHLLFWQPVTAPLRRRLFTAAIELLATRLPTSQSHLDPVTHYTPVMENFLGWLDRQPGESYQDRWLASGADSAGRDWLSEVDVDVSTAYGRMRFNRGLEALVCCGAIRPTYGFLLTVWSNRLWSTWREEHDTELFALIGKTAAEELDRRPEKTSGILIDFARMSIRTGKALGELTCTDLLDYRRACIDAKGSGTTISWATAYYCGRAAGLFDDGPEEFQALLTAQQLSPAQMVDQHHLVSPSMRLLLAEYLAERRPNLDYTSFSQLANRLCRLFWRDIENHHPGIDSHHLTRPQIEAWKARVMVLEDGSARRRPGEVFGAVRSFYLDINHWANDTPERWAHWAAPSPVTRQDVRVLPRERRRATARMHARVREFAPNLPALVRSAHQHRQFAARLLHLAQETPPGQEFVLAGTTYTRSVPVDADSGPRLVTADGTRVDPVFLEHEAFWSWAMIEVLRHAGIRIEELLELTHHSVRPYRKPDGTIVPLLQIAPSKTDAERVIPASPELASVLAQVISRVTAADGTIALVSRRDEHERSWSDPMPFLFQFRLAGRPRTFNSATLREYLDRAVERAGIGTGLTPHDFRRLFTTDAVNNGLPIHIAAELLGHRNLDTTMGYTAVYPQEVIDRYQQFVERRRALRPTEEYRPPTAAELSEFAAHFGQRRIEMGSCVRPYGTPCAHEHACLRCPFQQIEPAELPNLDKIKANIGRRIEAAREKQWLGDVAQLEKTLTHVDAKREGLLRLLAQPVVSLDLASGAAKN